GCTGGCCGATGACGGGATGGGCTTTTCCTTCCACATCACCACGCTGGAGGCGGGTTCGGAACACACGTTCCACTACAAGCACCATTTTGAAAGCGTCTATTGCATGTCGGGCAAGGGCTCGATCACCGATCTGGCCACCGGCGAGACGCACCAGATCACGCCCGGCGTGATGTACGCGCTGAACCTGAATGATCACCACACGCTGCGCGCGGACGAGACGCTGGTCATGGCCTGCTGCTTCAACCCGCCGATCACCGGGACCGAGGTCCATCGCGAAGACGGCAGCTATGCGCCTGCCGAGACGGCCTGAGCATGGCAGGACCGACCCATACTGTCGAGAAGATCGGCGGCACCTCGATGTCGCGGGTCCATGAGCTGCGCGACACGTTGCTGATCGGCGACCGCCCGAACCTCTATGGCCGGATCTTCGTCGTCTCGGCCTTTGGCGGCATCACCGACCTGCTGCTGGAGCACAAAAAATCCGGCGAGCCCGGCGTCTATGCGGCCTTCGCCAGCGGCGAGGGCGATCATGGCTGGCTGGCGGCGCTGGACCGCGCCAGCGAGGCGATGGGTGCCGCGCATCGCGTGGTGCTGGAGCATCCCGGCGATCTGGAGCGGGCCGACGCTTTCGTGCGCGACCGCCTGATCGGCGCCAAGAACTG
Above is a window of Paracoccus liaowanqingii DNA encoding:
- a CDS encoding ectoine synthase, with the translated sequence MIVRDFNKLKDTDRSVSDARWNSVRMLLADDGMGFSFHITTLEAGSEHTFHYKHHFESVYCMSGKGSITDLATGETHQITPGVMYALNLNDHHTLRADETLVMACCFNPPITGTEVHREDGSYAPAETA